The segment TGGCGGGACTGGGTGAGAGCGCCTTGAACGGGGCGAAGCCGGTCGGTTCGCCGTTGCGCAGGGCGAGATAGGTCCCGCCGCAGGCGCGGACGAAGATCTCGGCGCCCCGGTCCTTGTCGATGAAGAGTTGCTGGGCGTCGAACCGCTCAAGCTGCGCCAGCATGAAGTTCTGGACCACGGTCTTGCCCGACCCCGAAGGCCCGCAGATGAAGGTGTGGCCGAGATCGCCGACGTGGAAGTTGAACCAGAAGGGCGAACCGGCCGTGGTGCGCAGCACGGCGACGGCCTCGCCCCAGTGGTTGCCGCGGGCCTTCCCAACCGGATGGGCGTGGAAGGGCGCCAGGGCGGCGAAATTGCGCGAGGTGATCGCGGCCGGTCGGGTGCGGCGGGCGAAGGCTCCGGGGAACTGGGACCAGAAAGCCGCTTCCAGGCCCAGATCCTCGCGCGCCACGACGAGTCCGGAGTCCGCGAGGATGGCGCGGGCCCTGGACAGGTAGTCGGCCAGCGCGGTCGGGGTGTCGCCGTGCACAAGGATCGACGCCTGGTGTTCGCCCATGACGAAGCGATTGCTGACGAGGTCGTCGAGCGCGTCCGACAGGCCGGTGATCTGCGAGGCCGCGCGGTCCCGCGCCGAGACCATCTGGTTCTGCTTGCGCTCCATCACCGCGCGAGCCGAGGCCTTGGAGAGGAAGGCGAAGGACTGGCTGATCACGAAGCCGAACCGGACGCTCAGCAGCTCGTCCCACAGCCCGGGCCGGGTCGTGGCCGGATATTCCTTGACGGCCAGGACCCCGGCGTAACGGGCCTCGGCGGCGTCCCGCAGCTCCAGCGTCTCGCGTCCGAAGATGGCGCGCACGGTGTAGACCGCCGCGCCGAGGTGGCCGAACACGATCGGGACCGGCGACCGGCGCCCGGTCAGCAAGAGGCGCATGACCTCCATCGGCTCGGAGAACCACAGGTCGCCGCGCTCATAGAGACCGAGCCGGCGCGGCGCATAGCGCCCGAGGTACTGAACCAGGTCGCGTCCGGCCTCCTCGATACGCTGGATATGGGCGACCTCGACTTCGGCGTCTTTGCGGCGCGCCGCCCTCAGACGCTTGGCGAGCGCCGCGGCGCGGTCGCCGGCGTCCCGGCCCGGATGCAGGACGAGGGTGACGAACAGCTCATTGATCCAGAGCCGGCGTCCCGCGACACGATCGTCGTAGAGGGCGCCGAGCTCCCCGGCGAAGGCCGAGCGGAAGCCGGCGGACCGCTCCAGCTCGACCGGGCGGCGGACCACATGATGCCAGATCGCCAGACGGTCGTCGGCGAGATTGCGCCAGGCCTGGTTGAGCTTGACGTGCCAGTCGTTGAGATCGCGGGTGTCGGCGGTCTCGAAGCTGGCGCCGTCGACTTGGAACACCATCATCAGGGCGCCGCTGTCGAGCGCTACCACATGGTCCGAGACGTGACGGGCGTAGGGCAGGTGCGGCCGGGCGTCGGCCTCGCGTCGCAGCCGCGCGGGAGAAACGCCGCCCTCAGCCACGGGACAGCTCCGCCAGACGATAGCGGCGGACGAGGGGGAGGGGCGTCGCCGAGCTCCCGCCCCAGAGCGCCGCGTTGCGCGACCGGCCCTTGGTTTCGACATAGACGAACAGCAGCCGGAAGGCGTT is part of the Brevundimonas sp. AJA228-03 genome and harbors:
- a CDS encoding VirB4 family type IV secretion/conjugal transfer ATPase, whose product is MAEGGVSPARLRREADARPHLPYARHVSDHVVALDSGALMMVFQVDGASFETADTRDLNDWHVKLNQAWRNLADDRLAIWHHVVRRPVELERSAGFRSAFAGELGALYDDRVAGRRLWINELFVTLVLHPGRDAGDRAAALAKRLRAARRKDAEVEVAHIQRIEEAGRDLVQYLGRYAPRRLGLYERGDLWFSEPMEVMRLLLTGRRSPVPIVFGHLGAAVYTVRAIFGRETLELRDAAEARYAGVLAVKEYPATTRPGLWDELLSVRFGFVISQSFAFLSKASARAVMERKQNQMVSARDRAASQITGLSDALDDLVSNRFVMGEHQASILVHGDTPTALADYLSRARAILADSGLVVAREDLGLEAAFWSQFPGAFARRTRPAAITSRNFAALAPFHAHPVGKARGNHWGEAVAVLRTTAGSPFWFNFHVGDLGHTFICGPSGSGKTVVQNFMLAQLERFDAQQLFIDKDRGAEIFVRACGGTYLALRNGEPTGFAPFKALSPSPANRAFLVRLVRTLVARPDETLTVPQARAIDQGVAALEALPRERRSIAALRSLLGQGDAGGVGARLERWQRGGPLGWVLDNDEDALSLEARFAGFDITQVLDHDEVRTPAMLYLFHRIAERVDGRRLVLDIDEFWKVLGDPAFTELAQDGLKTWRKQNALMVFGTQSPADALRSPIAHAILEQCATKIFLPNAHGQARDYIDGFGLTQEEFRLVREVLTPESHRFLVKQGHDSVVVELDLSGMDDALSVLSGRTETTALLDRLRAEVGDDYALWRDPFHDQRRFL